CCATATTTGTCATTAATCTTTTTAAAATGATCAATATCAATCATAAAGACAGCTAAATTTTCTTTTCTCCGCTCGGCCAGGGAAAATAAGCCCTGGGCAACAATTAAAAAGCCCCGCCGGTTAAACAGACCCGTCAACCCGTCAGTCATAGCCATGTCAACCAATGCCTTATTTCTTTTCCAAAGGCTTTGCAGCGTTTCTCCCAAAAGTTCCAATTCGGGTGTTGTATTGCCATATCGGATGAACATATCAATAAATATTCTGATATGGCGGTCATATGTGTCAGAGAGAACCGTATCTCCATTTCCTTTCACGGACTTTAAATCGTTAAAAAGAACTTCAAAGATCGGATACAGCATGTAGTATTCCAGCCGGTAGGCCAGGATAAATGCATTTTTCATTGATTTTTTTTCATCCCAGCGATTTGAGAGATCCTCAATTTTATCCAATATGGCGGACAATTCTTTTTGAATGTCCGATGGCTTATCAAAAATGCAAGGAAAGATGAAATCTTCAGCTATCAGCGCAACCCTGCTCCAGAAATCGGCATGTATTTTTTCTTCATCAGCCATCTGGACCCAGAACGCCTTGAGCTCACTTATTTCTTCTGCCTGGGAAAGCTTGGTATATATCTGTATGGCCTTTTGATTAATGGCAATACACAGACGAATGATTCCCCAGGTAATCTCATCTTTCATGTTCTTGTCCTTTCCTTGCACTTTTCCGGGGAAGGCCTCCACAGGCCCGGAAGTATTTAATCCGGTCTTTGGATAGTAGAAAGCGATTTAGTCCCCAGGGTCTCAATAAGCCGGTTGATATCCGTTGTTTTCAGATTCATTCCCCCTTCGGACACCGGAAGCAGAATGATGCGCTTGCCTTCAAGTGCTTCCGCAATTTTCAGTTTCACGATGGTCTCAGCCCCGGAACCGGCCAGGGCATTGTTCATTTCCTGGATGCCTTTGGCTTCGGCAATACCTTCCGCTTCAATGGCTCTTGCCAGAAGCTGCTGCTTTTCCAGATAAACGTCCGCCTCGATTTTATCCTTTTGATATTGACCGTCGGCGTTGGCAACCATTTTGTTCACCTCACCCCTTGCTTCTTCCAGTTTACGTTTATACTCTTCGAGGGCGGCATGTTGGGCTGATTTGTTTTTCTCCACCTGCTGGTCCGCCACTTTTTTATCTTCAATGGCTTTGGTGTACTCTGCATTGAACCGGTAGTCGTTGGTCAGCACCTTCTCAATGACAACGCCCATGGGTCCAAGAATCTTATCCAATGCGGCCTTGGCTTTTTCGGCTTGGGTTTCTCTTGCTTCAGCCACATAAAAGGATTCGGTCTTCAGCTCCCCGAAGATATCCCTGGGCTTGCTTCTGGCAACCGTCCTGACGATAGTTTCCCGGAGGATGGCATCGTTTGAAGCCACATACTGGAGAATGTACGGGGCCTTTGCGGCATCAATCCGGTAAGCAATGATCACATCAAGGCTGATGTCATTTCCGTCAATGGTTTTAAACAGCAGATCATCCTGGGTTTTGCGGTCCCCCCGGCTTTCTGAAAAGGTCATTTCAAGATTCTGCAGCTTGGTGTCAAAGACATGCCAGTCATTGATAAAAGGCAGAAAAAAATAGGTCGAGCCTTGAGCATACACATGGTCCTCTACGCCTTTGGGCGCAAACAGGCCGATTTTCCGGGTCCGGACACCGACTTCGGTTTCCCCTGTGGTATGAGGCATGCAGCCCGTGGTCAAAAGGCTTGCCGTCATTAGGATCACAAAAAGGATAAAACGTTTCACTTGGCACCTCCCTGGCGAACATCAAATAATTTTAGGGTATTGTTCAGATCCAGCGGATTGACCCCATGAGCACCGTCGCTGGGAAGGATAATCAGATCAAGGCCCTTATACGCCTGGGCCATCTTTAAGCCCACCATACGGTCGGACCCAATGCCTTTTAATGCCTCATTTTTCAGGCGCACCCGTTCGGCTTCAGACAGTTTTACCAACAGATCGGCATTGGCCTTTACTTTACGGGTATAGAGGTCTTTTTCAGCAGTTTTTCGGGTCACATAGGCCCGGCCTTTTTCCATCTCAACGGCGGTGATGACCATACCCTCCTGGACAATCTTTTTTAACTGGGCTTCTTCCTTGGCGGCCCGGGCTGCGGCCTGATTGGTAAAGACCATCTGATCCTGAAGTTTTTTGGCTTCAATATTCTTTTGGATTTCAGGGCTGTATCTGAAATAGCGGACCAGCACCTGGTCCACCTCAATTCCTTTCAAATTGAGTTCCCGGTTGAGATTATCTTTGGCATCTTCTGCCTTTTTAACCCGCATGGGGCTGTTATAAAATTCTTCGGTGGTCAGTTTACCCAGGGTCTCTTTCAAGGCAGGTTCGGCTTTGGGGATGATTCCGTTGTCTTCGTACAGTTTGCCCGGGCCGATGGTGGTAAATACCAGGTAGGGATCCTTAATGTGGTAGAGCATGGAAACATCCACATCCACAAAAAAACCGTCTGAGGTCTGGATATGGGCTGCCCGGTCTTTTCTGGCACCACCGGCTGCCGTTTCTGGGAAATTGGTCAACTCCAGCACCTGGATACCCTTGGGAAAGCGATACATCTGCTGCAGGCCGAAGGGCAAAACAAAGGAAAGTCCCGCATGGTAAACTTCTTTTTGAACCCCGCGGGATATTCCCACACGGATCACCTTAATACCGTATTCATTCGGCTCTACATAGGCGAATAAAAATTTATAGCAAAGGTATAAAATTACGGCCAATGTGAGCAGAATTTGAAATCCAACACCCATCCGCAGACTTGAAAAAAAACCGCCTAATGGGCCCTTAGCCCTGGTCAAATACTCTTTAAATTGATTTGTCTGGTTTTCAGTCACAGTCAATTCCTTTATGAAACACAATTCACACAAGTGGTATGAATCATGGATTTAAAAACATATAAATTTTATGCCATCAGCCCTTTTTTTGCCTGAGCACCCGAACCGCATCCATCCCCAAGGTTTGGGACACTTTATGGATCCGAATCCTGAGCGGTTCGGATAATAGTGTTTTTGTTCCCAGAAGCACACCGAACTGATATGACTGGATGTGATTTTCCATATCTTTTTCGGTTTCCCATTCCCCCAGCAGTGAGAATCGATTCTTATTGTCAATGTCACAAAAGGCACAACAGCTTCTGCAACCGGGGCCTTCTCTCACCGATTCCATTAGTGAGAGGAGGGTTTGCAGCACTTCCAGATGTTTTTCCGGATGTGCGTTGAAAGTCATTTTGACTATCATCATTCGAACTACCTCTTAAAAACATTCTGGAATATCGAAATATAAAAGATGGCTAAACGTCACTGAGGCCTCTGCCTAAAACTGCTTCTGAAGTGCTTTTTTGTTTTTTTTGTTTTCGTTTTTCTTTTGGCGTCTGTCTGGCTTTTTTCTGTTCTTCACGCCTGCCTTTGTCTCTTTTTCCTTTATCACCCATAATCTTTTCTCCTGGTTTCAAATCAGTGTTTTCCCATTCCCCTCTTTCCTTGCTTGGAGTATTCGTACTTTTAATAGTGCAATCATTGCACCATAGTTCTGACAAGAGGATTAATTTTTTGATGATGCTGTATTTTAAGGGAAAACAAAGGAAGGAAGGAGATTATTTAAATAGAAAGGGAAATTCTAAAACGGTCTTATTTGTTCAATGGGTCATATCGTGCCTTTTTAAAGGTTCCCGTAACCGATCTCGGGCGTGGCCGCCATCGGATAGGCCGCACGAAGAATGAGCCTCATTGGCAATTAAAAGGAAACCGCTTGGGAGGAACGATGCTGAGTTTACGCATTCGGGCACGCAATGTGCTGCATGCAGTTGGTTGCCGGTACTCCTGTGTCTTCTCCCTGATCGACTAGGACCATCCAGATGGCCTCGGTAGTTGCTTCTTGGGCAATGATCAAATGACAAAACGAATCCATAATGCTTGGGTCGTTCTGTTCCCGTTCGGTCCCTGAACCTTTCCAGTTGTAAATGGCTGAATACGTGACTTTAAAATACATGGTGAATTTGAATTTTTAACCGTGAATAACCTTAACCCTGCCAACAAGGCCATTTTCCAATCGGACTTTTATACCATGGGGATGAAAAGATGATTTTGTTAAAACGTTTTTTATGACGCCTTTGGTCAGAACGCCTGTTCTTTGGTCTTTTTTTAACACAATGGAAACGGTTTGCCCTGTTTTGATTTGCGTTCTATTTTGTCCTCCGGTCATTATACTCTTTACCCTTGATTTCATCAAAAAAACCTCAGCCAGGATTAATTCATCATATGAGGCATATGAATCATTCAGAAAAATGTTTAGTGAAGTTCTGATCGATTCCCATGATAAATAAAGATACTATCATCAACCAGGTAATCATCACCAAATTTTTCTTTGATTACATTCGGATTGATATTTATACTATCCACACGCCGACCATTTGGTTGGTGACTTCTGTTTTAAATCAGTTAATGGAGAATATCTTGACTGCCCCCAAGATTACAAGATTAAATTTTATATGGCTGTTAACTATTCTCAGCCTTAAGGGTGAGAATAGTTAGCAGCCGATTCGGAAACTATGAAAAATGACAGAAAAAGCAATATATATAGAACATGCGACCAAACATTTCGGAGATTTCAAAGCGGTTCATAATCTTTCCTTTGAAGTAAACAAGGCTGCCTGTTTCGGATTATTGGGTCCCAATGGGGCAGGTAAAACCACAATGATGAACATGCTGACCGGACGGGTCAGGGCAGATTCGGATAATGGCCGAATAATCAATGTGTTGGGCTATGACCCGGCCAAAAATGAACTTGAAATCCGATATCTTACGGGGATTGTGCCTCAGGAAAACAATCTCGATGTTGAGCTTTCAGTTTCCCAAAATTTGTATATTTACAGTAAATTTTATGGCCTGCCCCACAATGTCGCCAGCCGGCGTATAAGCGAACTGCTTGAATTTATGGAACTTACCGAAAAAAAAGCGGCCCGTATTAGAGAGTTGTCCGGCGGTATGCAAAGGCGTCTGGTCATTGCCAGAGCCTTGATCAACTCTCCTCACCTCCTGATTTTGGACGAACCGACCACCGGTTTAGATCCGCAAGTACGGCAAGCCATTTGGGACAAAATGAGGATGCTCAAAAAAACCGGAGTGACCATTGTCCTGACCACCCATTACATGGATGAAGCAGCCCAACTTTGTGATGACTTGATCATTATGCACAAAGGCAAAAAAATTCTTCAGGGGCATCCCAGCGCTCTAATCTCGAAAAATTTGGAAAGATACGTGCTGGAAATTCTGAATACAGATATTTTTTCGACGATTGAAAGAAAAGGATTTCGGATCGAAGAAACTGTGGGTCGGCTTATGCTGTATAGCAATAGGTTATCTTCACTGGAAACAGTGACCGAGCCACTCAACGCGGGAGATTTTTTTCTAAGACCAGTCAATTTGGAAGATTTGTTTTTAAAAGTAACCGGGAGAACCTTGTATGACTGAAACCGCCCTACCTCAACGAATTGTCACAACACCGCCACCTCTGGCTTATCGATTGTACAGCATCTGGTACAGGCATATTCGTGTATATTGCAAACATTTGGTTTCCAACGGATTCCCTCCTTTTGTGGAACCTTTATTTTTTTTGGCCGGAGTCGGTTTAGGGCTTGGGCATTATGTCGGTTTGATCGATGGTACACCTTATCTGCTGTTTCTGGCCTCGGGTATGATTGCTCCCTCCTCAATGTTTACAGCCGCTTTTGAGTGTACTTTCGGTACTTTTATCCGACTTGAATTTGATAAGGCATATGATGGCATGGTTTCGGCTTCCATCACAGTGCCGGATTTGTTTGTTGGTGAAATGCTTTTTGTCGGCACTAAAGGATTTTTCTTTACCTTGGCGGTGATGAGTGTTTTTATGGTTTTTGGTCTTGTGCCCTCATATTTTGCTATTCTTACACCGATTGTGGGATTTTTTGCAGGAATGATGTTTGGTGCTCTCTCTTTATTTGTCACTTCTTTTGTGAAGACCATCAATCACTTTAATTTCTTTTTAACCGGTTGTCTGACTCCCATGTTTTTCTTTTCGGGAATTGTATTCCCTATCACCAATCTTCCGGAATGGATTCAATGGGTATCCGAAGTATTCCCGCTCACTCATTCCACCCGTTTGATCCGGGCTTGTTGTTTAGGACAGTTCAGCAGCATGTTATTCTTTGATATACTTTTTATGGTAGCCTTTACGATCATCTTTGCTTATTTAGCTGTTACTCGGCTGGAAACGCGGCTCATTCAATAATCGTTGGCCTATGTTGAGTTCAACCATTACATATGGTATTTTAACTTATGCTGAGGCACCTATGATCGTCTAATCAATCTAAGACATTACAACAAAATTAAATTTATCGGCCGCCTTCCAAGAAAGGTCTCAGAAAATGAAAATTGTTTTCGTCTTAATTTGTTTTTGTCAACTATTCTCAGTTGGATATACTACAGACCAATGCCGTGGGGCCCGCTTCAAAATTCTCGTGGTGATGAGCTACTCGCCGGAAAGGGAAACGCGTCCGTGGTGTGATGTTTTATTGGCAGCTTCTATGCCAAGGTACGCATGACGACGATGGTACCTCGCTTTCCACCAAACAGGTTGTGCCCGTTCTCACCGGGGCCTTTGTCAAACAGGTTATCGGCTGCAACAAACCTAATGTTAAATGCGGGATGACCCAAACCAATTCTTCTGAAAAGCACGAACTTGTACTGACAAAGAAATGATTATGAAAAAAAAGAGCATGGATGATAAACTAAAAAATATTGCAATATGCTGGGCTATGGAGAGACAAGACTTCCTGTTGGCGCTTCACCCCGAATAGCGTATAGGGATGAACAGGATTACATTAATTTCGGGAAAAAAATTTTTTCACAGGGGGGGACTATGTTGTCAATAGAAGATTTTATAATTGAAGTGTTCAAATAATACAATCAGACGAATAGGCGGAAAAGAATATGGATAAATTGAAGGGACTGCAGCCAGAGCGTGTCATGTACTACTTTGAGGCGATTTCTCGTATTCCAAGAGAAAGTGGGAATGAACAGGCGGTCAGTGACTATATCAAGAGCATTGGAGAAGAACTTGGATTTGAAACAATCCAGGATGCAAACAATAATGTGATTATTAAGAAACCGGCAAGCGCAGGAAAAGAAGACGCTGATCCAGTGATTCTGCAGGGGCATATGGACATGGTCTGTGCTAAAGAAAAGGACAAGATTATCGACTTTCACAAAGATCCCATCGAACTGATTGTGGATGGCGATTTCATCACTGCAGATGGAACAACCCTCGGTGCAGACAATGGCATTGCAGTAGCAATGACACTTGCGCTTTTAGAAGATGCTGAAGCTGTTCATCCAGAAATTGAGGCACTTTTTACAACAGAAGAAGAGACAGGAATGGGCGGCGCCATGAATGTCGATGGGAAGCATTTCGAGGGTAAGACGCTCATTAATGTCGACTCGGAAGAAGAAGGAATCTTCACTGTCAGCTGTGCTGGAGGCGTAAGGATATTCTTTAGGCAGCCGTATATGAATGTGAAGAATCTATACAACAGATCCTATGAGATCGAGATTTCAGGACTGACGGGCGGTCACTCTGGAATAGAAATCCACGAAGGCAGAGCTAACAGCATTAAATTGATGGGAAGATTGCTTAATAGAATAAAACGCGTTGCCGGCATATCTTCACTTGAAGGTGGAGAAAAAATGAATGCGATTGCAAAGCGAGCAAAAACACTCGTTTCTGTCAATGCAAATCCTACTGAAACAATTCAACAGATTGAGCAGGTCTTCAAAGATGAATTCAGAGTCACTGACCCAGGACTGAAGATTATAGTTACAGAATGCCGAAAGCAGGAAATGATGATGAATCAGACAAGCATGAAAAATCTCATCAATGCCATGTTGCTTTTACCGTGTGGTGTTCAGACAATGTCAAGCGATATCGAAGGATTGGTAGAGAGTTCAAACAATGTCGGTGTGCTTTACACAAAGGAGGATTTTGTGATCATTGAGAGCGCAGCCAGAAGTTCAGTCAAGACACTTAAAGATGAGATTATTGATAGATTCCAAGCTATTGGAGAGCTTACCGGCGCACAGATAGAACTTCAGTCAGAATACCCATCGTGGCCTTACAACCCAGATTCCAAAGTCAGGGAGACGATGAAACAAGTTTACGAAAAGATGTATGGCAAAAAACCGGAAATTATGGCTATCCATGCAGGATTGGAAACCGGGATACTCTCTGAGCGCATTGGCAGGATTGACATGATCTCCATGGGACCGAATATGTGGGATGTTCATACGCCGAACGAGAAACTGTCCATCAGCTCAACGGAGAGGACCTTTGTGTTCTTAAAGGAAGTACTAAAGGTGCTGTAGAAATTAAAATCCAGGAGTTTAATTTCTCCCTTGCCTTCTATGCAGTGGTCAGGATATTCTCCAATAAGATTGAATTTTTACTCTAAACCATTTCACCCTTTTCATCCTATCTGTTCAGGAAAATTTAAATACGCTTCTATCCAGTCGTCACTTTTAAGAATTGATAGTCGCTGTTTTGCAAAGTAGGCCTCTGATTTTTCCTGAAGCAACAAAACAAGTTTTTTTAAAATGATTTTTTTAAACGGAAAATAATGGCTGAATAAAAATTTTACCGGCAGTTTGAAGAAAAAGGGAAGGAAACTTTTTATAAGAATATCATCCCATGCGGCATAAACGATTGCCTCTCCGGGGTCTCCCTGTCTGCCGGAACGGCCGAATAACTGTCTGTCAAGTCTCCTTGAGGCTTGTGGCTCCGTGCAGACAACATATAAACCGCCAAGGGATTTAATCCCCTTACCCAATTTGATATCCGTTCCCCTGCCGGCCATATTGGTTGCAATCGTGAGGGCCGTTTTCTGCCCGGCCAACGCGACAGTCTCGGATTCTTCGGCATGCCTGACGGCATTCAGGATACGGTAATTGCCGGCTTTGCCATCAAAACGTTCAGCTATTTTTTCGCTGATCCCGACAGATCTTGTTCCCAGGAGCACCGGCTGACCGTTTTTATGGCGGTGAAGGACGTCCCGGACTATGGCATCGATCTTTTTTTCATTGCTGGGGAAAAATTTCCATGGCAGTTCGCGTCTGATAACCGGCCTGTGGGTCGGGACTTCCACCACAGGTGTGTGGTACACCTGCCAGATTTCTTTTCTGACTTCTTTTACCGTCCCGCTCATCCCGCCGATTTTGGGAAAAAGGCGGAAAAAACGCTGGAAGCTCATCCGGCCGATGGTTTCAGTGGGATCGGTCACTTCAATCCCTTCTTTGGCCTCCACCGCCTGCTGGAGATTGATGCCCAGATTCCTCTGGGGCATCAGCCTGCCGGTTAAATTATCAATCAGAACGATCTTATCCTGATCAATGATATAATGTTCATCTTTTTTAAGGAATTCTCTAGCGTAGATGGCCGTATTGAAAAGCTCATTTGCCCGTTTAATTCCACGCCACATAAGCGGCAGATGTTCTCTGGCGCCATGAATTTTCTCTTTGCCTATGGATGTCCAGTGAATCAGTTTATATTTCAGATCAATTTTATAATCCAGGCCCTCTTCAAACGATTCAGCTGCAGTAAAGGCGGCAACCGCAGCTTCTCTCAAGGGAAGATTATCCCGTTTGGCGGAAATGATCAAAGGGATTACCGCTTCATCAATGAGAATATTATCGGCTTCGTCCACAATCACCGAATGCAGGCCGCGCAACGTCAAATCGCTTCCAGTGAAATCAAGCCGATTCAGTGCATAGTCAACGGCTCTTTTCAAATCGTTTGTATCACTGCCAAGCTTTATCCGGTCCCGGAGATAATCTGTCAGGATCTCTTTTGCCGTGGTATATACAATATCGTTCTGATGAATCTGCTGCCGCATGGCTGGATCAGTGTCTGATCCTACAAATCCCACGCTGAGCCCACAGGCAGAAAAAAGCGGGCGGCCTTCCCGGGCATCCCGTTGTGCAAGATAATCATTTGACGTCAGTACATGGACCGGTTTCTTCTCTGTCGCAAACATGATTGCAGCCAGCGATGCGGCAAGGGTCTTGCCTTCTCCAGTAGCCATTTCGGCGATGGCACTTTGCTGGATGACTTTCACAGCCATCACCTGCACAGGGTAAGGACGCATGCCAAGTACCCGGTTGCTGAGTTCACAAAGAAGGGTCAACCGCCGGTCTTCAGATGCCTGCCGGTCAAACAGGCGCTTAAATTCAACCAGCAGATCTTCGGTTTTTGTATTTTGAAGGCTTAAAGAGTCTTCTACAATTTCCCTGGACCGCTCAAGGAGTTCTTTTCTCTTAAACTTTTTTGCCGCAACACCCCCTTTAAAATGATGGACCAATTTGTCTACGCCGGAGTAAACATGTCGGATTTCCGGTATTTTGACCCGAAACCTGTCCTCGTAAGGGAGTATCATACTTGATATCTTTCCTGGAGAAACTGTTTTATGATTGTCAAAATTCTGTTCAGGGTGGGAACCGGTTTCATTTCGACATTCAGCTTCCCTGTCTGTCCCTGATAGATGGATGAATCTCCGGGCGTGATAATATCGCCATAAACCAGGTAAAAGGGCTCAATGGTTTTCAGTCCGTCAGGGTCTTCGGGCACAACCGGTATCTCGCCTCCTCCTTTCCATCCCAGTGCCTTTGCGGGCAGAATATCCGAGGCATGGGGAAGGACCTTGTATGCTTTCAAGTTTAATGAGGTATCTTCTTTTCCCGTAAGGCGAACGGTAACCTGTTCGATATTATCGCCAAACAGCTCTGATGATTTTTCCTGGCCGGCAACGGATATAAATCTGATCCGGCCGTTATTAATAATAGATCCGGCCCCCCGTCCTTTTGCGATATATTGCCCCCGAAGACTGCGCTGCTCCGGATAAATCCAGTAACCATCGACAGGTGCCCGGATAATTAGATTCTTTTTTCTTTCGAGAAGCTGGGCAAGATATCGCTCAATGGCCTCTTTTCTTTTATGAATAGGTTTGCCTTCAATGCTGCCGGTGAGCATGTTCTGATTCCAGGCAACGCTGATTTGCTTCATCTGGTAACCGGCCTGGGCAATTTCGTATTCGAGCACCCGGTTTTCAAGTACCATGAGCACATCGCCCTTTTTCACCCGTTCCCCGTGCAGGGCTTTAACTTCCTTGACCCGCCCGTCCATGCGAACAAGCACATCCACGGAATCCACGCATTTGACAACACCGGGTAAGGTAAAACTGTAAGGCACCGGAACCGATACGGCAAAATATGCCGCCAAAAGAAAAACATAAAAATTTAATCGAATGACCCGGGGCCTTATGCCATGCAGTTCCTTTGAACTTATCAAAAAGTTAAAATATTTTTTTACCGGGGTATAAATCCAAACAAAGGTAAGGGATACTGCCAGACAGACGCCCACAAAAAAATATTTATCTGCAACAAAAAGCGCGATCACCGTAAAAAGAAAGAGTCGATACACAAAACTTGCAACCCCATAAGCTGCAAGGTAAACACCCTCTTTAACAGTATAAATATTGAGGTCTTTTTCCTTGATGCCAAATACATATTTTTGAAAAACAGCATAAATAAAATGGGTGCTTTTCTGGGACAGATTGGGAATTTCTATAAAATCGGCAAGGATATAATAGCCGTCATACCGAATAAGGGGGTTGGCATTAAACAATACCGTTGATACGGTTGCTGTAAACATCAGGTTGTAAGATATGACCTGGATCAGACCCGGTGGCGCGTTCACCCACACCATGCATGCAATGGCACCAAGGAAAACTTCCACCAGCATCCCTGCACTGCTGACGTAAATCCGCTCCCACTTGTTACGGAATGCCCATGAAGCGGTTGCATCAATATAGGGTAGTGGCGTAAAAATCAGAAGCATGACACCGATGGTGTTGATATACCCCCCGTATTTTACACAGACCGCACCATGGCCGATTTCATGGCAGATTTTGATAAATGCGACACACAGATAGAGCAAGATCACATTGTCAGGGTCCAGCACACTTTTTGCCTGCTGGGCAAACATCCCCGAATTTTCAGCGCCGAGCTTGATGCCATATAAAATGGTAATAAGCCAGACAAACCCACCAAGTTTTCCAAAAATTACCCGCCACAAGGGCAGAAAACGCTTCAACCATCGGTCAGGATTCCAGACAGGAAACCGCATGAAAAGGATATTGGAAAACATATTTTTTCTTTGGATCTTTTTTTTCTCCATTCCTTTTTCATATAAAGACTGGCTGTCCTTGGCATTTTCAAAATAAATCAACCCGGCTGTATTCAGCTCAACCAGCAGATTGATCACGTCCTGCTGGCCCGGACCATTTTCAGGGTCTTCCTCCAAG
Above is a window of uncultured Desulfobacter sp. DNA encoding:
- a CDS encoding diguanylate cyclase, whose product is MKDEITWGIIRLCIAINQKAIQIYTKLSQAEEISELKAFWVQMADEEKIHADFWSRVALIAEDFIFPCIFDKPSDIQKELSAILDKIEDLSNRWDEKKSMKNAFILAYRLEYYMLYPIFEVLFNDLKSVKGNGDTVLSDTYDRHIRIFIDMFIRYGNTTPELELLGETLQSLWKRNKALVDMAMTDGLTGLFNRRGFLIVAQGLFSLAERRKENLAVFMIDIDHFKKINDKYGHPRGDTVLKDLAKSLKGTVRKSDVMCRYGGEEFVILFPNIHTSAVPVMAEKIRKEVEESRPDGIFTTISIGVTQGLVKNSSDNDFLSWVSKADKCLYKAKANGRNCVVLDC
- a CDS encoding SPFH domain-containing protein, which translates into the protein MKRFILFVILMTASLLTTGCMPHTTGETEVGVRTRKIGLFAPKGVEDHVYAQGSTYFFLPFINDWHVFDTKLQNLEMTFSESRGDRKTQDDLLFKTIDGNDISLDVIIAYRIDAAKAPYILQYVASNDAILRETIVRTVARSKPRDIFGELKTESFYVAEARETQAEKAKAALDKILGPMGVVIEKVLTNDYRFNAEYTKAIEDKKVADQQVEKNKSAQHAALEEYKRKLEEARGEVNKMVANADGQYQKDKIEADVYLEKQQLLARAIEAEGIAEAKGIQEMNNALAGSGAETIVKLKIAEALEGKRIILLPVSEGGMNLKTTDINRLIETLGTKSLSTIQRPD
- a CDS encoding SPFH domain-containing protein, encoding MTENQTNQFKEYLTRAKGPLGGFFSSLRMGVGFQILLTLAVILYLCYKFLFAYVEPNEYGIKVIRVGISRGVQKEVYHAGLSFVLPFGLQQMYRFPKGIQVLELTNFPETAAGGARKDRAAHIQTSDGFFVDVDVSMLYHIKDPYLVFTTIGPGKLYEDNGIIPKAEPALKETLGKLTTEEFYNSPMRVKKAEDAKDNLNRELNLKGIEVDQVLVRYFRYSPEIQKNIEAKKLQDQMVFTNQAAARAAKEEAQLKKIVQEGMVITAVEMEKGRAYVTRKTAEKDLYTRKVKANADLLVKLSEAERVRLKNEALKGIGSDRMVGLKMAQAYKGLDLIILPSDGAHGVNPLDLNNTLKLFDVRQGGAK
- a CDS encoding antibiotic biosynthesis monooxygenase, coding for MMIVKMTFNAHPEKHLEVLQTLLSLMESVREGPGCRSCCAFCDIDNKNRFSLLGEWETEKDMENHIQSYQFGVLLGTKTLLSEPLRIRIHKVSQTLGMDAVRVLRQKKG
- a CDS encoding YwbE family protein, which encodes MTGGQNRTQIKTGQTVSIVLKKDQRTGVLTKGVIKNVLTKSSFHPHGIKVRLENGLVGRVKVIHG
- a CDS encoding ABC transporter ATP-binding protein; the encoded protein is MTEKAIYIEHATKHFGDFKAVHNLSFEVNKAACFGLLGPNGAGKTTMMNMLTGRVRADSDNGRIINVLGYDPAKNELEIRYLTGIVPQENNLDVELSVSQNLYIYSKFYGLPHNVASRRISELLEFMELTEKKAARIRELSGGMQRRLVIARALINSPHLLILDEPTTGLDPQVRQAIWDKMRMLKKTGVTIVLTTHYMDEAAQLCDDLIIMHKGKKILQGHPSALISKNLERYVLEILNTDIFSTIERKGFRIEETVGRLMLYSNRLSSLETVTEPLNAGDFFLRPVNLEDLFLKVTGRTLYD
- a CDS encoding ABC transporter permease, producing the protein MTETALPQRIVTTPPPLAYRLYSIWYRHIRVYCKHLVSNGFPPFVEPLFFLAGVGLGLGHYVGLIDGTPYLLFLASGMIAPSSMFTAAFECTFGTFIRLEFDKAYDGMVSASITVPDLFVGEMLFVGTKGFFFTLAVMSVFMVFGLVPSYFAILTPIVGFFAGMMFGALSLFVTSFVKTINHFNFFLTGCLTPMFFFSGIVFPITNLPEWIQWVSEVFPLTHSTRLIRACCLGQFSSMLFFDILFMVAFTIIFAYLAVTRLETRLIQ
- a CDS encoding aminoacyl-histidine dipeptidase, whose amino-acid sequence is MDKLKGLQPERVMYYFEAISRIPRESGNEQAVSDYIKSIGEELGFETIQDANNNVIIKKPASAGKEDADPVILQGHMDMVCAKEKDKIIDFHKDPIELIVDGDFITADGTTLGADNGIAVAMTLALLEDAEAVHPEIEALFTTEEETGMGGAMNVDGKHFEGKTLINVDSEEEGIFTVSCAGGVRIFFRQPYMNVKNLYNRSYEIEISGLTGGHSGIEIHEGRANSIKLMGRLLNRIKRVAGISSLEGGEKMNAIAKRAKTLVSVNANPTETIQQIEQVFKDEFRVTDPGLKIIVTECRKQEMMMNQTSMKNLINAMLLLPCGVQTMSSDIEGLVESSNNVGVLYTKEDFVIIESAARSSVKTLKDEIIDRFQAIGELTGAQIELQSEYPSWPYNPDSKVRETMKQVYEKMYGKKPEIMAIHAGLETGILSERIGRIDMISMGPNMWDVHTPNEKLSISSTERTFVFLKEVLKVL
- a CDS encoding DEAD/DEAH box helicase, whose product is MILPYEDRFRVKIPEIRHVYSGVDKLVHHFKGGVAAKKFKRKELLERSREIVEDSLSLQNTKTEDLLVEFKRLFDRQASEDRRLTLLCELSNRVLGMRPYPVQVMAVKVIQQSAIAEMATGEGKTLAASLAAIMFATEKKPVHVLTSNDYLAQRDAREGRPLFSACGLSVGFVGSDTDPAMRQQIHQNDIVYTTAKEILTDYLRDRIKLGSDTNDLKRAVDYALNRLDFTGSDLTLRGLHSVIVDEADNILIDEAVIPLIISAKRDNLPLREAAVAAFTAAESFEEGLDYKIDLKYKLIHWTSIGKEKIHGAREHLPLMWRGIKRANELFNTAIYAREFLKKDEHYIIDQDKIVLIDNLTGRLMPQRNLGINLQQAVEAKEGIEVTDPTETIGRMSFQRFFRLFPKIGGMSGTVKEVRKEIWQVYHTPVVEVPTHRPVIRRELPWKFFPSNEKKIDAIVRDVLHRHKNGQPVLLGTRSVGISEKIAERFDGKAGNYRILNAVRHAEESETVALAGQKTALTIATNMAGRGTDIKLGKGIKSLGGLYVVCTEPQASRRLDRQLFGRSGRQGDPGEAIVYAAWDDILIKSFLPFFFKLPVKFLFSHYFPFKKIILKKLVLLLQEKSEAYFAKQRLSILKSDDWIEAYLNFPEQIG